The following proteins are co-located in the Mus pahari chromosome 14, PAHARI_EIJ_v1.1, whole genome shotgun sequence genome:
- the C14H17orf98 gene encoding uncharacterized protein C17orf98 homolog, translated as MARCYDSPRRLEKAFVLDGVAVSTMAQAYSIMRPKLWSAIPPYNPQLDHHSRRYFRSRVVPPILRKTDQLFGELEEEQGHSLQQVSGHDYYNAKPKAITTGLNGRFGYRRNTPALRQHTSVFGEVTPFPIF; from the exons ATGGCTCGTTGTTATGACAGTCCTCGGCGACTCGAAAAAGCTTTTGTTTTGGATGGGGTGGCTGTGAGCACAATGGCCCAGGCCTACAGCATCATGAGGCCCAAGCTGTGGTCGGCAATTCCGCCTTACAATCCTCAACTGGACCACCACAGTCGTCGGTACTTCCGGAGCCGCGTGGTTCCGCCCATTTTGCGGAAAACTGATCAG CTGTTTGGTGAGTTAGAAGAGGAGCAGG gGCATTCCCTCCAGCAGGTGAGTGGTCACGACTACTACAACGCCAAGCCGAAGGCCATCACGACAGGCTTAAATGGTCGATTTGGCTACCGCCGGAACACTCCGGCCCTCCGCCAGCACACCTCGGTATTCGGAGAAGTCACGccatttcccattttctga